ATACATCGCTAATGTACCGAATCCTGACGCGGTAGCCCGCTCATGAATCGGAAACCAGCGAGCCGCAACTTTCGTTACAGCATTGAGAATGAACGGTTGCCCAACGGCGATTCCTATCTGAGAAATAAATACCAGCGTGAAATTTTCTGCTTCTAATCCACGCAATAAACCGAAAAGTCCAGTTAGCGCGGCGCCTATTCCAACGGCGATCCGAATACCGTAAGTATCGATAACCCAGGAAGCAGGAAATGACATGATGATGTAAACAATCATAAAACTCATGGATAATAAACCAATACTGATATCCGAGACGCCATAAAAATGAGCGGCTTTGCTCGTAATTGGAGCAAATGTTATCCATAAAAGCTGGTTAACCGCAACGACCAGCATGAATGCAGATAAAACAATCCAGCGATAACCATAAACCTTAAAATTTGCTTGTTCCATGAAATAAACCTCCCCAATTAAAAGCTAATCAACCGCTCATTTTCCTCTACCATCATTCCAATCGAAATATTTTCCTTATTTGATCTCAAAGAATCGCATGATTCCCATCATTACCTGATTGCGTTCTTCAAATGTTTTAATCGTCTCAAACGGAAAACCGAATGCAACGACGCGATATTTCCCTTTATACGAGATTCCGGCGCTGAACGAATTCTCCTGATACCGAACAATCGTCTTGGCTTCCGGTGTTGAAGGATCGATCGCATCGGGAGCTTCACAAGTGTAAATCATTCGATCATAACCTGTGTTGAATGCTAAACTTTTAGGTGATAATCCGAATTCCGATGAAACGCTAAAAACTTTTCCGTTTGCGCTTGCATGTCCAGTTACCAGTTTTAACTTTAAAACATTTTTGGCGAAGGAACTATCTTGGCTGTTCCGATTTGCGAATAAGTCCGTTCCGACGTATGCACCGGACAGAAAAAGATTCCCGCCTGCTGAACAAAAGCGGGAAATCTCCTGCTGTAGTTCTTTCGTAAACGCTTTGAACTGCTTGTCTTTCAACGGCTTTGGCCATTCCGTCTCTTTCTCTTCGCCCAAGATCAGATCGACGGTTTTATACTTTGTAATATCCAGTTCGCCTTCCGCGATCGCCTCGTCGCTCGCCGAGATAAACGAATAACCGGCGGCTTTTAGCGATTGTCCATGAACGAACGGAAAATCGAATGTGTTACCCGGAACGATAGTCGTCTCGTAATCGGCATGACTCGCGCCCCAACCCGGCTGATCGTTCGTCAACCACGGCGATGTTGGCATAAAATCGATTTGAGCGCCAGTATAATCCAACGCATATTTATCAGGAACACCTTGATCAAGAAAATTAGCAAACCCGACAAACGAACTGGTCACAATTTTCTCCGGCGCAGAAATCCGGTCGAATCCGTTAATTATCAGAACCGGCGTTTGATCTCGATTCACTTGACAAACAGATAGGATTTCCGATGGAAAACTCTCGCCGCCTTTGTTAACCGCCGTTACTTTAAAACTGTAAACTGTGTTTTGTTGAAAATTTGATAAGACAAATTGCGGACGATCGACCAGAACACCATTGTCGAATCCGCCGTCATTTATCCGAGTATAGACGACAAATTTTTCAGCATTCGCGGTCGGTTCGAGCGGATCGGTAGTTGGTTTCCATTTTAAAATAATCTCCCCCGCTCTGCCAAATACCGCCTGAAAGTGAGAAACCGAAAGTGGTTGAACCACAAAAGGATAACCATATCGATTTGATATGAATTTCAGCATTGATTTGTAAATTGAACGGCTGACATCGAACCGAAATCGTGGGTCGCTGGCAAATCGCATGTCCAAGAAATTCTGATGTGACAACAGTTCCAGAAGCGCAGATGGAATATTCGGGCGATAAGATTCGCTGTATTGTCGATTCCAAAGTTGACGACGATTCCATTTAGCATCGTATTTCATTCGAATGTCCTCAACAATCTGAGTTTGCAAAATATCCGCAAAATCTCTATTAGCTAAACGTGAGACTCCATCCGGAAAAACCCGAGAAGAATCCGAATCTTCGATGCTATAGATCGAAAGCGTTCCAACAACCGTGTCGCTTGTCGTTGTCCCTGCGTCCGTATGAAATGCCAAAGACAAATCAATTGGAATTCCCAATCCTCTTACATTTTGATTTTTATTTGGACCGCATGGCGCTCCATTCAGATAATTCACCCATTCTCCGCGGCACTGGTAATCATCTACATAATCATCCGAATCATGGTGGAAATGAAAAATCAAAGAATCGGGCATTCCGGCATATTGCAGATAATAACGCGCTCCTTCTTCGAATCTGGGGCGAGCGCTCACACTACCGAATCTCTCAATGTTACCGATTCCGCCGCCAAATCGAACCGCATCGGCTGTGACGATTTTTCCATATTCGGCACTTTGGTTGGTCAGAGTCACTTTGCCAATTTCAGGATTTACTCCTTTTTGAAAGTGAAACGTTCCGAGATAAATCCACGTCCCGCCGCCGATCTGTTGATTGACGGAAAATCGTGTCTGTCCTCCTGAATGATAAACTGTATAAATCGCATCTGAAACGCTCATTGAATCTGAATAATATGCGATAGTCACCCCATAGTCTCCCGTCTCCGGAATTTCAGGAATCCACTGAATTTCACTGGTTCCATTGTTTGATGAAGGTGTCAATCGATAACTTCCTGTCTGAAAGGGATTTATCCCAGTCTTGTAAGGCGGTTCTCCAATGGAAAATCCTTTCGTTTCGCCAGTTTT
This is a stretch of genomic DNA from Candidatus Marinimicrobia bacterium CG08_land_8_20_14_0_20_45_22. It encodes these proteins:
- a CDS encoding xanthan lyase codes for the protein MFISNCATVALQSRGPRYIPKTNAEKTVMKKTEQFLRVCIREKKPLSLSPQTRIRNIVVDSQKKHIDIYFNSDFSIIPLREENTKAAYSFLKKKLGKRFKNYSLTLFTLDRPIEDLVPNFYRTNLSNYDITRLPKTGKKAVSVIKNLSKPVHPENGLVNHNIALWNSHGWYYSLDTDRWEWQRCRLFQTVEDLLPTAFVLPYIIPMLENAGANVFVPRERDIQTNEVIIDNDSPEKMGTYQEKLIDPNTVWKTGETKGFSIGEPPYKTGINPFQTGSYRLTPSSNNGTSEIQWIPEIPETGDYGVTIAYYSDSMSVSDAIYTVYHSGGQTRFSVNQQIGGGTWIYLGTFHFQKGVNPEIGKVTLTNQSAEYGKIVTADAVRFGGGIGNIERFGSVSARPRFEEGARYYLQYAGMPDSLIFHFHHDSDDYVDDYQCRGEWVNYLNGAPCGPNKNQNVRGLGIPIDLSLAFHTDAGTTTSDTVVGTLSIYSIEDSDSSRVFPDGVSRLANRDFADILQTQIVEDIRMKYDAKWNRRQLWNRQYSESYRPNIPSALLELLSHQNFLDMRFASDPRFRFDVSRSIYKSMLKFISNRYGYPFVVQPLSVSHFQAVFGRAGEIILKWKPTTDPLEPTANAEKFVVYTRINDGGFDNGVLVDRPQFVLSNFQQNTVYSFKVTAVNKGGESFPSEILSVCQVNRDQTPVLIINGFDRISAPEKIVTSSFVGFANFLDQGVPDKYALDYTGAQIDFMPTSPWLTNDQPGWGASHADYETTIVPGNTFDFPFVHGQSLKAAGYSFISASDEAIAEGELDITKYKTVDLILGEEKETEWPKPLKDKQFKAFTKELQQEISRFCSAGGNLFLSGAYVGTDLFANRNSQDSSFAKNVLKLKLVTGHASANGKVFSVSSEFGLSPKSLAFNTGYDRMIYTCEAPDAIDPSTPEAKTIVRYQENSFSAGISYKGKYRVVAFGFPFETIKTFEERNQVMMGIMRFFEIK